One bacterium genomic region harbors:
- a CDS encoding class I SAM-dependent methyltransferase: protein MKSFLKIFKYLKEKGVLWTFRYVVYCIGRRWDNKLCKLLIQIEQRNYIVGDWTLNAQKFTRAQNISAWNRWDWSEKGEEWTINEEWKNELITKMIIPHTKKAGTFLEIGPGGGRWTEVLQPLAKKLFLVDISEKCLSVCRERFKDCKNIEYHLYDGRHLSFIKENSIDFIWSYDVFVHINPTDIDYILRYFQKIMKKDGVAIIHHSGSGTKEDGQRSDMTKDFFAYLVEKNGMRLISQSSEYVHFPGDIISIVSPA, encoded by the coding sequence ATGAAGAGTTTTTTGAAAATTTTTAAGTATTTAAAAGAAAAAGGTGTATTATGGACTTTTAGGTATGTAGTTTATTGTATAGGTAGGAGATGGGACAATAAATTATGCAAACTGTTAATTCAAATTGAACAGAGGAATTATATTGTAGGCGACTGGACGTTAAACGCACAAAAATTTACAAGAGCACAAAATATTTCTGCATGGAATAGATGGGATTGGTCAGAAAAAGGAGAAGAATGGACTATTAATGAAGAATGGAAAAACGAATTGATTACAAAAATGATTATACCGCATACAAAAAAAGCGGGTACATTTTTGGAAATAGGTCCCGGAGGTGGCAGGTGGACGGAAGTGTTGCAACCTCTTGCGAAAAAATTGTTTTTGGTGGATATTTCAGAAAAATGTCTGTCAGTCTGCAGAGAAAGATTTAAGGATTGCAAAAACATAGAATACCATTTATATGATGGAAGGCATTTAAGTTTTATAAAGGAAAACAGTATTGATTTTATATGGTCATATGATGTATTTGTACATATAAACCCTACGGATATTGACTACATCTTACGATATTTTCAGAAAATTATGAAAAAGGATGGGGTTGCCATAATTCATCATTCCGGTTCCGGGACAAAAGAAGATGGGCAACGTTCCGATATGACTAAGGATTTTTTTGCTTATTTGGTTGAGAAAAATGGAATGCGTTTAATTAGTCAATCAAGTGAATATGTTCATTTTCCAGGGGATATAATTTCTATCGTTAGTCCTGCTTAG
- the dprA gene encoding DNA-processing protein DprA gives MLSDKDIETVLKLSTIKNLNESTLREIVLKFKPLSTVFDTSLGGFNKLGDEKFISAIKKAKTISVETQTALLKRFNINILTTEDVEYPMNLKELPDAPPMLYIQGNILDTDTQAIAIIGSRTPTHYGKLVTETFVKEFILSGITIVSGLARGIDTYAHRETLAAKGRTIAVIGSGIDKIYPPENHELFNKISESGAVISEFPLGTQPWAGNFPARNRIISGLSKAIVVMEASLQSGVFSTVEWAIKQGKDVFAVPGNITSENSKGTNKLIKDGAIPVTSAKDVLEYLGILQIAPVPNKKIIELTEEENTLFTILTYEPIHLDQLAILLKLPVQTVLSLLLNLELKGIVRQLPGRHFAKNKY, from the coding sequence ATGCTTTCGGACAAAGACATAGAAACCGTTCTGAAACTATCCACTATAAAAAATCTAAATGAATCAACTTTGAGAGAAATTGTTCTTAAGTTTAAACCACTCTCCACTGTTTTCGATACTTCCTTAGGCGGATTCAATAAACTTGGAGATGAAAAATTTATATCCGCAATAAAAAAAGCCAAAACTATCTCGGTAGAAACTCAAACCGCCCTCCTAAAACGATTTAACATAAATATTTTAACCACTGAAGATGTCGAATATCCTATGAATTTAAAAGAACTGCCCGACGCCCCACCAATGCTCTATATACAAGGGAACATATTGGATACAGATACCCAGGCAATCGCAATAATAGGGTCAAGAACTCCTACTCATTATGGCAAACTTGTTACAGAAACATTCGTTAAAGAATTCATACTGTCCGGAATTACTATTGTTTCCGGGTTAGCAAGAGGAATAGACACTTATGCCCATCGGGAAACATTAGCAGCCAAAGGGAGAACAATTGCAGTAATTGGATCCGGCATAGATAAAATATATCCTCCCGAAAACCATGAACTTTTCAATAAGATTTCTGAAAGCGGGGCAGTTATTTCCGAATTTCCCCTTGGCACTCAACCATGGGCAGGCAATTTTCCGGCACGAAACAGAATAATATCCGGTTTATCTAAAGCAATAGTGGTAATGGAAGCTAGTTTACAGAGCGGAGTTTTTTCGACGGTAGAATGGGCAATTAAACAAGGGAAAGATGTTTTTGCTGTACCCGGCAACATAACCTCCGAAAACAGCAAGGGCACAAACAAGCTTATTAAAGACGGAGCAATACCGGTTACTTCTGCTAAAGATGTGCTTGAATATTTAGGCATTTTACAAATAGCCCCGGTTCCAAATAAAAAAATAATAGAACTAACGGAAGAAGAAAATACATTGTTTACTATATTAACCTATGAACCTATTCATCTGGATCAATTAGCCATATTGCTTAAATTGCCCGTTCAAACAGTTTTGTCCTTGTTGCTTAATTTGGAATTAAAAGGAATAGTAAGACAACTGCCGGGAAGACATTTTGCAAAAAATAAATACTAA
- a CDS encoding type II toxin-antitoxin system VapC family toxin: MPKIIDTYSLLVFLEKDTGFEKVKSLLVEAAQTGDTLLLSSISFGEICNIVSRECGQEKANEIENIIKTLPVEIIDITTPLATEAFRIKDTYKLSSTNCFTAALAKLQNGELVTGDKEFKKAERELKIEWIS, from the coding sequence ATGCCAAAAATAATTGACACCTATAGTCTTTTAGTATTTTTAGAAAAAGATACCGGTTTTGAAAAAGTTAAGTCCTTGCTCGTAGAAGCCGCACAAACAGGGGACACCTTACTGCTTTCTTCCATTAGTTTTGGTGAAATTTGCAATATTGTCTCTCGAGAATGCGGACAAGAAAAAGCAAATGAAATTGAAAACATAATCAAAACCTTGCCTGTTGAGATAATTGACATAACTACACCTCTTGCAACGGAAGCATTTCGTATAAAAGATACCTATAAACTATCCTCTACAAATTGTTTTACTGCTGCTCTTGCCAAACTTCAAAACGGAGAACTTGTAACCGGAGACAAAGAATTCAAAAAAGCAGAACGCGAATTAAAAATTGAATGGATAAGTTGA
- a CDS encoding AbrB/MazE/SpoVT family DNA-binding domain-containing protein — MNIVSVTTKGQIVIPFKIRQKLNIKKGTKLYIEERDNEIIIKPITTTYFDKLAGSLQTNGKLTKTFLEKRGKEKEA, encoded by the coding sequence ATGAACATTGTAAGCGTAACAACAAAAGGACAAATTGTCATTCCTTTCAAAATCCGTCAAAAACTTAATATCAAAAAGGGAACCAAATTATATATTGAAGAAAGGGATAACGAAATTATCATAAAACCCATTACAACTACATATTTTGATAAATTGGCAGGGAGCTTACAAACAAATGGCAAATTAACAAAAACATTTCTTGAAAAACGGGGAAAAGAAAAAGAAGCTTAA
- the groL gene encoding chaperonin GroEL (60 kDa chaperone family; promotes refolding of misfolded polypeptides especially under stressful conditions; forms two stacked rings of heptamers to form a barrel-shaped 14mer; ends can be capped by GroES; misfolded proteins enter the barrel where they are refolded when GroES binds) — translation MASKEIKYAEEGRALIKAGVDKLANAVKVTLGPKGRNVTIEKKWGAPLVTKDGVTVAKEVELEDRFENMGAQMVKEVASKTSDVAGDGTTTATVLAQAIFREGFKNVTAGADPMAIKRGIEKATEIVVEELKKQSKPTKGKKEIAQVGTISANNDKEIGDMIAEAMEKVGNDGVITIEEGKGTKTELKIVEGMQFDRGYISPYFVTDSEKMEAVLEDSHILLYDKKISVMKDFLPVLEKVAQTGGSLLIICEEVEGEALATLVVNRIRGTLKCCAVKAPGYGDRRKEMMEDIAILTGSKVISEEKGMKLENVKMEDLGKASKIKIDKDNTTIVEGKGKKADIQARMSQIKLQIGETKSDYDKEKLQERLARLSGGVAIINVGAPTEPEMKERKARTDDALHATKAAVEEGIVPGGGVAYLRCLPALEKLKLDSDEQIGVNIVKKSLEEPIRWIATNAGEEASVIVNKIRETKGSMGFNAETNTVEDLMENGIIDPTKVTRIALQNASSISGLLLTTEAMIADKPEEDKKMPPMPGGGGYPPEY, via the coding sequence ATGGCTTCAAAAGAAATAAAATACGCTGAAGAAGGACGGGCGCTTATAAAGGCCGGCGTAGATAAACTCGCAAATGCAGTCAAAGTAACATTAGGGCCAAAAGGCAGAAACGTTACGATAGAAAAAAAATGGGGTGCACCATTAGTTACTAAAGATGGCGTTACAGTTGCAAAAGAAGTAGAATTGGAAGATAGATTTGAAAATATGGGCGCACAAATGGTTAAAGAAGTTGCTTCTAAAACTTCTGATGTAGCCGGAGATGGCACGACAACGGCAACCGTTCTTGCTCAAGCAATATTCCGCGAAGGGTTTAAGAATGTAACCGCAGGCGCAGACCCAATGGCAATAAAACGTGGCATAGAAAAAGCAACGGAAATAGTTGTCGAAGAGCTTAAAAAACAATCTAAACCTACTAAAGGCAAAAAAGAAATTGCTCAAGTAGGGACTATTTCAGCAAATAATGATAAAGAAATAGGCGATATGATTGCAGAAGCTATGGAAAAAGTTGGAAATGATGGAGTTATCACTATCGAAGAAGGCAAAGGAACAAAAACCGAACTTAAAATAGTAGAAGGTATGCAATTCGATAGAGGATACATATCTCCTTATTTCGTAACCGATTCGGAAAAAATGGAGGCAGTTCTTGAAGACTCGCATATACTCCTTTACGATAAGAAAATATCCGTGATGAAAGATTTTCTACCTGTTCTTGAAAAAGTAGCTCAAACAGGCGGATCTCTTCTTATTATATGTGAAGAAGTAGAAGGCGAAGCACTTGCTACTCTTGTTGTAAACAGAATTCGTGGAACACTTAAATGCTGTGCAGTAAAAGCTCCCGGATACGGTGACCGCAGAAAAGAAATGATGGAAGATATTGCAATCCTAACCGGCAGCAAAGTCATTTCTGAAGAAAAAGGAATGAAACTGGAAAATGTTAAGATGGAAGATCTAGGCAAGGCCTCAAAAATAAAAATAGATAAGGATAATACCACTATAGTAGAAGGAAAAGGCAAGAAAGCTGACATACAGGCAAGAATGTCCCAGATTAAATTACAAATTGGTGAAACAAAATCAGATTACGATAAAGAAAAACTTCAGGAAAGACTTGCTAGACTCTCCGGAGGCGTAGCGATAATAAACGTCGGCGCACCTACTGAACCTGAGATGAAAGAAAGAAAAGCAAGAACCGATGACGCTTTACATGCAACAAAAGCCGCAGTAGAAGAAGGAATAGTTCCAGGTGGCGGTGTCGCATATTTGAGATGTCTTCCTGCCCTTGAGAAATTAAAACTAGATAGTGACGAACAAATTGGTGTCAATATTGTCAAAAAGTCACTGGAAGAACCAATTAGATGGATTGCAACTAATGCAGGCGAAGAAGCTTCCGTTATTGTTAACAAGATAAGAGAAACAAAAGGAAGCATGGGCTTTAACGCAGAAACAAATACAGTTGAAGATCTTATGGAAAATGGTATCATAGACCCAACAAAAGTAACTCGTATTGCATTACAAAACGCATCGTCTATTTCGGGATTATTGCTTACTACTGAAGCAATGATAGCAGACAAACCGGAAGAAGACAAGAAAATGCCACCTATGCCAGGCGGCGGCGGTTATCCACCTGAATATTAA
- the groES gene encoding co-chaperone GroES: MKKLRPLGDRILVRRIEEKEVKKGSIIIPDTAKEKPQEGEIIAVGPGKLDDKGTRHKPEIKTGDRVLFGKYAGTEIEIDGEECLIMNEDDILAIIE, from the coding sequence ATGAAGAAGTTACGACCACTTGGTGACAGAATCTTGGTCAGGCGGATTGAGGAAAAAGAAGTCAAAAAGGGAAGCATCATTATCCCGGATACAGCAAAAGAAAAACCTCAAGAAGGAGAAATCATCGCAGTAGGACCAGGCAAACTTGACGACAAAGGCACTCGCCACAAACCAGAAATTAAAACCGGAGATCGCGTTTTGTTTGGTAAATACGCAGGAACGGAAATAGAAATAGATGGGGAAGAGTGTTTAATAATGAACGAGGATGATATTTTAGCAATAATTGAATAA
- a CDS encoding S8/S53 family peptidase: MNKHRYILPITLILTCSNVIDAGKTDILFPASRSGVKQFSKSKGIIDTLSPTWEGPLYLYYQAAYRNEYEATQLAPASPCSVIALAHGVASRTAGASKQCSLFIWSDNAGSPGAVLYKARVTASIVTAKKIEINWYNVTPPVYVTGPFWVGNYEWDTLFPSSSFDSTKTSPNKYFYPDSNKWVDDYMDYFHVAVVNYVSTGTPEISVSPNPIIFHIDSASSKSLSLSWATVPRITEDDPEYWKDIVPGEMIIGYGNVINVKTASLQTLGIMEKNTTLKSRELGCNFILVECSGDISEEKAFLKRMKSKSGVKSVEPNRIFRPFRTPNDAYWSSQWDKLNLSAPAAWDSGWGSDSISIGIIDQGTQYTHPDLSTRYVSVKGYDYRDGDADPINATSSEAHGTHCSGIAAATINNNAGVAGMSNSRLYSLRFMSESGGNTTALSNSIQWCRTNGVNIISMSTGGGGYSDLLAAQCSTAYNSGCLLFAATGNDGAETICYPAGFYRVLAVGSINSSNQRSSFSNYGTHMKFSAPGDANIWSTIPGNSYAGPTWAGTSMACPQVAGGAALVWSANTKLKNSDIAEILISTATDLGTSGWDKYYGYGKPNLGNAVIAAKNRQTSSADTGILTVYNSSSATGALFVSNITHHSSWIKSVTPTNFTVGVGSSQGVNIIVEAQLHTGYYYDTLFIASNDPDNNPYPVQVTLRVGDVGVEEQSNSDFGLGILDLNVLPNPIARLVSVQFSVLTSQNISIRIYDTAGRVVKTIFDGKKTAGNYNLTANMSGLSSGIYFVSLTAGNARVSKKITIIK; this comes from the coding sequence ATGAATAAACATAGATATATCTTGCCGATAACTTTGATTTTGACATGTTCAAATGTTATAGATGCAGGGAAAACGGATATACTTTTCCCCGCAAGTCGTTCAGGCGTAAAACAATTTAGCAAAAGTAAAGGAATAATAGATACTTTATCTCCCACATGGGAGGGACCTCTTTATCTTTACTATCAGGCCGCATATAGAAACGAGTACGAAGCTACACAACTTGCTCCTGCGAGTCCTTGTTCCGTTATTGCTTTGGCTCATGGGGTTGCCTCTCGTACTGCCGGGGCGTCAAAACAGTGCAGCCTTTTCATATGGAGCGATAATGCAGGATCCCCCGGAGCCGTCTTGTACAAAGCAAGAGTTACTGCCAGCATTGTTACCGCAAAGAAAATAGAAATTAATTGGTACAACGTAACCCCGCCTGTGTACGTAACAGGGCCTTTTTGGGTGGGCAATTATGAGTGGGATACTCTGTTTCCCTCTTCGTCTTTCGACAGCACTAAGACATCTCCTAATAAATACTTTTATCCCGATAGTAACAAGTGGGTAGATGATTATATGGATTACTTTCACGTTGCCGTTGTCAATTATGTATCGACCGGAACACCGGAAATAAGTGTATCCCCGAATCCAATCATATTTCATATAGATAGCGCTTCTTCAAAGTCGCTTTCTTTGTCCTGGGCAACTGTTCCTCGAATTACTGAAGACGACCCGGAATACTGGAAAGATATTGTCCCCGGGGAAATGATAATTGGTTACGGAAACGTTATAAATGTAAAAACCGCTTCCTTGCAAACATTAGGCATAATGGAAAAAAACACAACTTTAAAAAGCAGAGAACTGGGATGCAATTTTATCCTTGTTGAATGTAGCGGAGATATTTCGGAAGAGAAAGCATTTTTAAAAAGAATGAAATCTAAATCGGGTGTTAAGTCGGTTGAACCTAATAGGATTTTTAGACCTTTTAGAACGCCTAATGATGCTTACTGGTCAAGCCAGTGGGATAAATTAAACCTTAGTGCGCCTGCAGCGTGGGATTCCGGTTGGGGAAGCGATTCTATCTCTATCGGGATAATTGACCAGGGGACTCAATATACCCATCCTGATTTATCGACAAGGTATGTTTCCGTTAAAGGGTACGATTATAGGGATGGCGATGCCGACCCGATAAATGCTACTTCTTCGGAGGCGCATGGTACACATTGTTCCGGTATTGCTGCCGCAACAATTAATAATAACGCTGGAGTCGCAGGAATGTCCAACTCAAGACTTTATTCACTAAGGTTTATGAGTGAGTCGGGCGGGAACACCACTGCTCTTAGTAATTCTATACAGTGGTGTAGAACCAACGGAGTAAATATAATATCTATGAGTACTGGTGGTGGAGGATATTCCGATCTTCTTGCCGCGCAATGTTCTACTGCATATAACTCAGGGTGTCTCTTGTTTGCTGCGACCGGGAACGATGGCGCAGAAACTATTTGCTACCCTGCCGGTTTTTATAGAGTGTTAGCCGTAGGTTCAATAAATTCAAGTAATCAACGTTCTTCTTTTAGTAATTATGGTACACATATGAAATTTTCTGCTCCCGGAGATGCCAATATCTGGTCGACTATTCCGGGTAACAGTTATGCCGGTCCTACATGGGCGGGCACTTCTATGGCTTGTCCTCAAGTGGCAGGTGGAGCGGCTCTTGTGTGGTCTGCAAATACAAAACTTAAAAATTCAGACATAGCAGAGATATTAATTTCTACCGCGACAGACCTTGGAACTTCAGGTTGGGATAAATATTATGGTTATGGTAAACCAAATCTTGGAAACGCTGTTATTGCTGCTAAAAACAGACAAACATCTTCTGCGGACACGGGAATTCTTACCGTATATAATTCGTCTTCAGCCACGGGCGCGTTGTTTGTTTCTAACATTACGCATCACTCGTCCTGGATTAAATCCGTAACGCCAACTAACTTTACGGTAGGCGTGGGAAGTTCTCAAGGAGTTAATATCATTGTTGAAGCGCAACTCCATACCGGATACTATTATGATACCTTATTTATTGCCTCGAATGACCCGGATAATAATCCTTATCCTGTGCAAGTAACTCTTAGAGTAGGGGATGTCGGAGTAGAAGAACAGTCAAATTCGGATTTTGGATTGGGGATTTTAGATTTAAATGTGTTGCCGAATCCGATTGCACGATTGGTGTCTGTGCAATTTTCCGTTTTAACTTCTCAAAATATTAGTATAAGAATTTATGATACTGCCGGACGAGTAGTGAAAACAATTTTTGATGGAAAAAAAACAGCGGGTAATTATAATTTAACAGCTAATATGTCCGGACTTAGTTCCGGGATTTATTTTGTTTCGTTGACAGCAGGGAATGCTCGTGTATCTAAAAAGATTACTATAATTAAATAA
- a CDS encoding S8 family peptidase, translating into MNKVLFLAVLALCPLIVNGALPVSTKGSMPVPRTPIPVITEDDSSYWTDIVPGEMIVLYKENTVNVEKATSLRELGITTKGVSLISKGIDYKWISVKVEGGIPESKAFIKTMKAKSMVRFVEPNRIYRPVANPNDPSFASQQWDKVSMNAPGAWDHGWGDTSISVGIIDMGISYTHTDLAGRFGTVKGYDFKDNDADPVNASTAEWHATHCAGIIGATINNSTGIAGMGNFRLYSLRFMNSTSGTSTALLNSIVWCVQNGVWVLSISAAGTSYSATLDSYCQQTWNSGRLLFAATGNNSSEMFCYPAADTGVIAIGGMSESGTRLSYSNYGSHTKFVAPGVNIYSTYPGNTYMDKEGTSMACPQAAGGAALVWSMKKSRTNAEIRDILITTAVDISPSGWDKYTGYGKMNLGAAVDLAIAVEENQSQKQKFSFNVSPNPATKKANISLFVPTTQRVSLKLYDATGRLLKTIIDESKSAGNYNTTINTTNLNSGIYFVKLNTTDTHISTKITLIK; encoded by the coding sequence ATGAACAAAGTTTTATTTTTAGCGGTCTTAGCGCTATGTCCTTTAATAGTAAATGGGGCACTTCCTGTGTCTACGAAGGGTTCAATGCCTGTTCCTCGTACGCCGATTCCCGTCATTACTGAAGACGATTCTTCATACTGGACGGATATAGTTCCGGGAGAAATGATAGTTTTGTATAAAGAGAATACGGTTAATGTTGAGAAAGCAACTTCTTTAAGAGAGCTTGGAATTACGACAAAAGGAGTATCTTTAATAAGCAAGGGAATAGACTATAAATGGATATCAGTTAAAGTTGAGGGTGGTATCCCTGAATCAAAAGCTTTTATTAAGACTATGAAGGCAAAATCAATGGTGCGTTTTGTAGAACCGAACAGAATTTATAGACCTGTTGCCAATCCCAACGACCCGTCTTTTGCGTCTCAACAATGGGATAAAGTATCTATGAACGCTCCCGGAGCTTGGGACCATGGTTGGGGAGATACTTCTATCTCAGTAGGAATAATTGATATGGGCATAAGCTATACGCATACTGATCTGGCGGGTAGGTTTGGAACGGTTAAGGGATATGACTTTAAAGATAATGATGCAGATCCGGTAAATGCCAGTACTGCCGAGTGGCATGCTACTCATTGTGCGGGTATTATAGGGGCAACAATTAATAACAGTACAGGAATTGCAGGTATGGGGAACTTCCGTCTTTATTCATTGAGGTTTATGAATTCGACAAGTGGGACAAGCACTGCTCTCTTAAATTCGATAGTATGGTGTGTGCAAAATGGAGTATGGGTGCTGTCTATAAGTGCTGCAGGGACATCGTATTCTGCTACCCTTGATTCGTATTGCCAGCAGACATGGAATTCCGGACGTCTTTTATTTGCAGCAACGGGTAATAACAGTTCGGAAATGTTTTGTTATCCTGCTGCCGATACAGGGGTAATAGCCATCGGCGGAATGTCTGAATCAGGCACAAGATTGTCATATAGTAACTATGGAAGTCATACAAAATTTGTTGCGCCGGGGGTAAATATTTACAGTACTTACCCGGGGAACACTTATATGGATAAAGAGGGAACGTCTATGGCTTGTCCGCAAGCTGCAGGCGGCGCCGCGCTCGTATGGTCAATGAAAAAGTCCCGGACAAATGCTGAGATAAGAGACATCTTGATTACTACAGCTGTGGATATCAGTCCTTCAGGATGGGATAAATATACCGGCTATGGAAAGATGAATCTTGGTGCGGCTGTTGATTTGGCGATTGCCGTAGAAGAGAATCAATCCCAAAAACAAAAATTTAGCTTTAATGTCTCTCCTAATCCGGCTACAAAAAAAGCAAATATATCTCTGTTTGTCCCTACCACTCAACGCGTATCTTTAAAACTTTATGATGCAACCGGCAGGTTATTAAAAACGATTATTGACGAATCTAAATCCGCAGGCAATTATAATACGACAATTAACACAACTAATCTCAATTCCGGGATTTATTTCGTTAAACTTAATACAACGGATACTCATATATCCACAAAGATTACTCTAATTAAATAG
- the thiL gene encoding thiamine-phosphate kinase, with the protein MIGEFEIINKIRKDFPKIGDDCAEIITPKPGKKLITSTDAFVEGTHFKRQYFTGYDIGYKSFTASISDIAACGGIPKYGLIALGMPNGDTTFVNSLYAGIKAVSKKYKVEIIGGDTVLSPFVFVSITIIGETEKFITRKGAKVGDIICVTGTVGSASAGLTALEKGIKSKCTKNQLNPEACVKEGLLLVPYASSMIDISDGLISDLTHILEESKVSAKIYPDKIPIDKEVFKVAKMVGCKAEYFALNGGEDYELLFTLPARLLKKAKDKIKFTEIGEIILLNKKPQVIDEKGNIILAKGFDHFKKGKK; encoded by the coding sequence ATGATTGGTGAATTTGAAATAATAAATAAAATACGAAAAGATTTTCCCAAAATAGGGGATGATTGCGCGGAAATAATTACCCCAAAACCCGGGAAAAAACTCATAACTTCCACAGACGCCTTTGTTGAAGGAACTCATTTTAAAAGGCAATACTTTACCGGATATGACATCGGATATAAAAGTTTTACTGCTTCCATATCGGATATTGCCGCTTGCGGCGGAATTCCGAAATACGGACTTATTGCGCTCGGAATGCCAAACGGAGATACGACATTCGTAAACTCTTTATATGCCGGCATAAAAGCAGTCAGCAAAAAATATAAAGTAGAAATAATCGGTGGCGATACAGTGTTGTCCCCATTCGTTTTTGTAAGCATAACCATAATAGGAGAAACGGAAAAATTCATAACCCGTAAAGGAGCAAAAGTCGGGGATATAATTTGCGTTACGGGAACAGTAGGAAGCGCTTCGGCAGGATTAACCGCGTTAGAAAAAGGAATAAAAAGCAAATGCACAAAGAACCAGCTTAACCCGGAAGCTTGCGTAAAAGAAGGGTTGTTGCTTGTACCATACGCAAGTTCAATGATAGACATATCCGATGGATTGATAAGCGATTTAACTCATATACTTGAAGAATCCAAAGTAAGCGCAAAGATTTATCCTGATAAAATACCCATAGATAAAGAAGTGTTTAAGGTCGCAAAAATGGTTGGTTGCAAAGCAGAATATTTTGCCTTAAACGGTGGCGAAGATTATGAGCTTTTATTTACTCTACCGGCACGGTTATTAAAGAAAGCAAAAGATAAAATTAAGTTCACGGAAATAGGGGAAATAATTCTCCTTAATAAAAAACCTCAGGTTATAGATGAGAAAGGGAATATTATTTTGGCAAAAGGTTTTGACCATTTTAAGAAAGGGAAGAAATAG